A part of Vigna radiata var. radiata cultivar VC1973A chromosome 11, Vradiata_ver6, whole genome shotgun sequence genomic DNA contains:
- the LOC106777433 gene encoding uncharacterized protein LOC106777433: MKMDSSSMAGSKRRISSNRGLGGALREQRARLYIIRRCVVMLLCWHD; the protein is encoded by the coding sequence ATGAAGATGGATAGTTCTTCCATGGCAGGATCAAAGAGAAGGATATCATCAAACAGAGGACTTGGAGGAGCCCTCCGAGAGCAAAGGGCCAGGCTATACATTATAAGAAGATGTGTTGTCATGCTGCTTTGTTGGCATGACTAG